In the genome of Chryseobacterium oryzae, one region contains:
- a CDS encoding AAA family ATPase → MKLIQLAKELNVSPEAIKCFIQDFDLDLTDCISTNFEVKEDFEKFARENSEFLKQYEKDLDKNKTVEQIAETINQPKEKIEKAIKENNIFDNGFYRSSVSSYGIDKRLGGNYKFVYDYFGNKTSLQKRDFIGYRDLFFYISEVLEPFLNPQQIKDWGIYKPAGIILYGPPGSGKIFWANKIAEIINYQFKEIKKYDLGISFVNGNETNFNDYLLAIMKHDRVLLFLEDFDEIMMQRKAENNISYANLEAQEMVLHHISKFESEDILMVGSANSVSGIDEEILAPGRFDVLIPVFPPNAAERAEIILFQITRNLDKDSLLYKILKNNQADKIPFWNNVASQMKVFSNTMLIDFTQSLKKRIKNAYQKSKNENLIIDENLLHGALRDAAAKLTNEYLDLVEQFLADAVLNNLDYFQTRIQAVKNELEAYKIVQEPRRAIGFQIQNDEESK, encoded by the coding sequence ATGAAATTAATACAACTCGCAAAAGAACTGAATGTTTCTCCGGAAGCCATAAAATGCTTTATACAGGATTTTGATCTTGATCTTACAGATTGTATTTCAACCAATTTCGAAGTAAAGGAAGATTTCGAAAAATTTGCCCGTGAAAATTCCGAATTTTTAAAGCAATATGAAAAAGATTTAGATAAAAACAAGACGGTAGAACAGATTGCAGAAACCATTAATCAGCCCAAAGAAAAGATAGAAAAAGCAATTAAAGAAAATAATATATTCGATAACGGATTTTACCGCTCGTCTGTTTCCAGTTACGGAATAGATAAAAGATTAGGAGGCAATTATAAATTTGTTTACGACTATTTCGGGAATAAAACCAGTCTTCAGAAAAGAGATTTTATCGGGTACAGAGATTTGTTTTTTTACATTTCGGAAGTTTTGGAACCTTTTCTCAATCCTCAGCAGATTAAAGATTGGGGAATTTATAAACCTGCCGGAATTATTCTCTATGGGCCTCCCGGAAGCGGAAAAATTTTCTGGGCTAATAAGATTGCAGAAATTATCAATTATCAGTTCAAGGAAATCAAAAAGTACGATCTCGGAATTTCTTTCGTGAATGGGAATGAAACCAATTTCAACGATTATCTGTTAGCGATAATGAAGCACGATCGAGTTTTACTTTTTCTGGAAGATTTTGATGAAATTATGATGCAGCGAAAGGCAGAAAATAATATTTCGTATGCCAATCTCGAAGCTCAGGAAATGGTGTTGCATCACATTTCTAAATTTGAAAGTGAAGATATACTGATGGTAGGTTCTGCAAATTCGGTTTCAGGTATTGATGAGGAAATACTTGCACCAGGAAGATTTGATGTGTTGATTCCTGTTTTCCCGCCTAATGCAGCAGAGAGAGCCGAAATAATCTTATTTCAGATTACCAGAAATTTGGATAAAGATTCTCTTTTGTATAAAATTCTTAAAAACAATCAGGCAGACAAAATTCCTTTCTGGAATAATGTGGCTTCTCAGATGAAAGTTTTCAGCAATACGATGCTCATAGATTTCACACAGAGTTTGAAAAAAAGAATTAAAAATGCATATCAGAAAAGTAAAAATGAAAATCTGATTATTGATGAAAATCTTCTTCACGGAGCTTTAAGAGATGCTGCCGCAAAGCTTACCAACGAATATCTCGACTTGGTAGAGCAGTTTTTGGCCGATGCTGTTCTGAATAATTTAGATTACTTTCAAACCAGAATTCAGGCAGTTAAAAATGAATTGGAGGCTTATAAAATTGTACAAGAACCTCGAAGAGCTATTGGATTCCAAATTCAGAATGATGAAGAAAGCAAATAA